The following proteins come from a genomic window of Corynebacterium hansenii:
- a CDS encoding GntR family transcriptional regulator has translation MNSSADPTPAHGSTETPSDGASAEQRTLALLSRHSIEHGPTPKHAQLKAILTEVCHDDLRPGDSLPSERVLEEVFGVSRITVRRAISDMVADGTVESFRGKGTFVAHRPLRSDLHLASFTAEMKQKGAEPSAMILISEKAEPPDSVAQFLGDGPHLHLARVRLGDGLPYSVDDAWYNAELAPDLLERAVHKSVYSILTSEYDVPVDEAEQVCTAAPATADIGRALGIDAGQPVLRIRRMSYSRGRPVEVCTSTYRPDRYTLRMHLRDG, from the coding sequence ATGAACTCTTCCGCCGACCCAACACCGGCGCACGGTTCGACGGAAACCCCCTCCGACGGCGCTTCCGCCGAACAGCGCACACTCGCCCTCCTGTCGCGCCACAGCATCGAACACGGGCCGACGCCCAAGCACGCCCAGCTCAAGGCGATCCTCACCGAGGTCTGCCACGATGACCTCCGCCCCGGCGACTCCCTGCCCAGCGAACGCGTGCTGGAAGAGGTGTTCGGCGTCAGCCGCATCACCGTCCGCCGCGCCATCAGCGACATGGTCGCCGACGGCACCGTCGAAAGCTTCCGCGGCAAGGGGACGTTCGTCGCCCACCGGCCGCTGCGTTCCGACCTGCACCTGGCCAGCTTCACCGCCGAGATGAAGCAGAAGGGCGCCGAACCGTCGGCGATGATCCTCATCTCCGAGAAAGCGGAGCCCCCGGACTCGGTCGCCCAATTCCTGGGCGACGGCCCGCATCTGCACCTGGCGCGCGTGCGCCTCGGCGACGGGCTGCCGTATTCGGTCGACGACGCCTGGTACAACGCCGAACTGGCGCCCGACCTGCTGGAGCGGGCGGTGCACAAGTCGGTGTACTCGATACTGACGTCGGAGTACGACGTCCCCGTCGACGAAGCCGAACAGGTCTGCACCGCGGCGCCGGCCACCGCCGACATCGGCCGCGCCCTGGGCATCGACGCCGGCCAGCCGGTCCTGCGCATCCGCCGCATGTCCTACAGCCGCGGCCGCCCCGTCGAGGTGTGCACCTCCACCTACCGGCCCGACCGGTACACCCTGCGCATGCATCTGCGCGACGGGTAG
- a CDS encoding type 1 glutamine amidotransferase, with product MTDLNIGLILPDVLGTYGDDGNALVLRERARRRGFDAEVTPVKLGQPVPEGLDIYTIGGGEDVAQTIAAEHLAKDGGLVRAAAAGRPILAICAGFQVLGESFRAGGREVAGLGLLDCTTTSLETRAIGEIRTAPLSDELSSTLTGFENHMGRTTLGADARPLGRVIRGVGNAGPERQPEPGRAPGPVRAGGSGGADVVKPEVAETPTGGEEGAVQGSIVATYLHGPVLARNPELADLLLARAMGISVSELEPLELPVIGRLRAERIASKPRPKSER from the coding sequence ATGACTGACCTGAACATCGGCCTGATCCTCCCCGACGTGCTGGGCACGTACGGCGACGACGGCAACGCCCTGGTGCTGCGCGAGCGCGCCCGCCGCCGCGGTTTCGACGCCGAGGTGACGCCCGTCAAGCTGGGGCAGCCCGTGCCGGAGGGCCTGGACATCTACACCATCGGCGGCGGCGAGGACGTCGCGCAGACCATCGCCGCCGAGCATCTGGCGAAGGACGGCGGCCTGGTGCGCGCCGCCGCCGCGGGCCGCCCGATCCTGGCCATCTGCGCCGGATTCCAGGTCCTCGGCGAGTCGTTCCGCGCGGGCGGGCGGGAGGTCGCGGGCCTCGGCCTGCTCGACTGCACCACGACGTCCCTGGAGACCCGCGCGATCGGCGAGATCCGCACCGCACCGCTTTCCGACGAGCTGTCCTCCACGCTCACCGGATTCGAGAATCACATGGGCCGCACGACTCTGGGGGCCGACGCGCGCCCCCTGGGACGGGTCATCCGCGGCGTGGGCAACGCGGGCCCGGAGCGCCAGCCCGAACCGGGCCGCGCGCCGGGTCCGGTGCGCGCGGGCGGGAGCGGGGGCGCGGACGTCGTCAAGCCCGAGGTCGCCGAAACCCCGACCGGCGGCGAGGAAGGCGCGGTGCAGGGCAGCATCGTGGCCACGTACCTGCACGGGCCCGTGCTGGCGCGCAACCCGGAGCTGGCGGACCTGTTGCTGGCCCGGGCGATGGGCATCTCGGTGTCGGAGCTCGAGCCGCTGGAGCTGCCGGTCATCGGCCGCCTGCGCGCCGAGCGCATCGCGTCGAAGCCGCGGCCGAAGAGCGAGCGGTAG
- a CDS encoding MurT ligase domain-containing protein: MTKSSRTSRMSPRSRFATAVAKAATWASRRTGRGSGGMIGGLIAQKLDPRILGQLGGGRPAAIITGTNGKSTTTRMLAAAMRAAGDGVATNEGGDNMDAGVISALMASPHADTLVLEVDELHVAHISADLKPRVLVLLNLSRDQLDRVGEINKIERSLRDAVNANPQATVVANCDDPLIASAAWDARNVVWVSAGGGWTNDATSCPRTGGPIIRDGDDWYAVKDLPGGGKFRRPEPTWAITPEGIVTPYGSTLPLNLTLPGGANRGNATLATAAAVELGADAAVAATATEGVDNVAGRYSTMRVGDHEVRMLLAKNPAGWQEALSMVDRDADGVVIAVNGHVADGEDLSWLWDVVFENFGGLSVKASGERGTDLAVRLLYAGIEHELLHDPMEAIAACPPGRVEVLANYTAFRDLKKAIERGTERGSND, translated from the coding sequence ATGACCAAGAGCAGCAGAACCAGCCGCATGAGCCCGCGGTCGCGCTTCGCGACCGCCGTGGCCAAGGCGGCGACGTGGGCCTCGCGGCGTACCGGCCGCGGCTCCGGCGGAATGATCGGCGGGCTGATCGCCCAGAAGCTCGACCCCCGCATCCTGGGGCAACTCGGCGGCGGGCGACCGGCGGCGATCATCACCGGCACGAACGGAAAGTCCACGACGACCCGCATGCTCGCCGCGGCGATGCGCGCCGCGGGCGACGGGGTGGCCACCAACGAGGGCGGCGACAACATGGACGCCGGCGTCATTTCGGCGCTGATGGCCTCGCCGCACGCGGACACCCTGGTCCTGGAGGTCGACGAGCTGCACGTCGCGCACATTTCCGCGGATCTGAAGCCGCGGGTGCTGGTGCTGCTGAACCTGTCGCGCGATCAGCTCGACCGGGTGGGGGAGATCAACAAGATCGAGCGTTCCCTGCGCGACGCGGTCAACGCGAACCCGCAGGCGACGGTCGTGGCGAACTGCGATGACCCGCTGATCGCCTCCGCCGCGTGGGATGCGCGGAACGTGGTGTGGGTGTCCGCCGGCGGCGGCTGGACCAACGACGCCACCAGCTGCCCGCGCACGGGCGGTCCGATCATCCGCGACGGCGACGACTGGTACGCGGTGAAGGACCTGCCGGGCGGCGGGAAGTTCCGCCGGCCCGAGCCGACATGGGCGATCACGCCCGAGGGAATCGTCACGCCGTACGGCTCCACCCTCCCGCTGAATCTGACCCTGCCGGGCGGCGCCAACCGGGGCAACGCCACGCTGGCCACCGCCGCGGCCGTCGAGCTGGGCGCGGACGCCGCCGTCGCGGCCACCGCCACCGAGGGCGTGGACAACGTCGCGGGCCGATATTCCACCATGCGCGTGGGCGACCACGAGGTGCGCATGCTGCTGGCGAAGAACCCCGCCGGCTGGCAGGAGGCGCTGTCGATGGTCGACCGCGATGCCGACGGCGTGGTCATCGCCGTCAACGGCCACGTGGCCGACGGCGAGGACCTGTCGTGGCTGTGGGACGTGGTGTTCGAGAACTTCGGCGGCCTGTCCGTCAAGGCCTCCGGCGAGCGCGGCACCGACTTGGCCGTGCGCCTGCTCTACGCGGGCATCGAGCACGAGCTGCTGCACGACCCGATGGAGGCCATCGCCGCCTGCCCGCCGGGCCGGGTGGAGGTGCTGGCGAATTACACCGCTTTCCGCGACCTGAAGAAGGCCATCGAACGAGGCACCGAGCGAGGCTCCAATGACTGA
- a CDS encoding DNA polymerase III subunit epsilon (3'-5' exonuclease of DNA polymerase III): MDRSPSGEAGAPLDDDRVAGAPPATADSASSVEGGADSACPYVAAVVKSTGIHPKSARMVSLGLAEFSADGEIGRTWHGVFTIGEDPGPVHLHGLEPDDLEGAPRFGTVLGTVGEFLDGRELVTHDLPRTWGFIVEEAKRARRHANRANRGRRGRGRGRVRAGRIPAPAAVTDTLVTARRQSVELPDTRLRGVARAYGLDAPSPVASVENIGVPERERTMGDVELLVELWRAQRERGGFATWPTEELRADHVGLQRSSVRVDAMEAPRPTANPGKYRPGGKLKAGMEFAIAPELASPADDIIGAGVAAGLAYSEKVTRETSVLVCNRPADVTPEELVGKAMHAHRKEIPLVSDTAFLRLLDEM, translated from the coding sequence ATGGACCGCTCTCCGTCCGGGGAGGCCGGTGCCCCGCTTGACGACGACCGCGTCGCGGGTGCCCCGCCGGCCACCGCAGATTCGGCGTCCTCCGTGGAGGGGGGCGCCGATTCGGCGTGCCCGTACGTCGCCGCGGTGGTGAAGTCGACGGGCATCCACCCGAAGTCGGCGCGGATGGTGTCGCTGGGTTTGGCGGAGTTTTCGGCGGACGGGGAGATCGGGCGCACGTGGCACGGGGTCTTCACCATCGGGGAGGATCCGGGCCCGGTGCACCTGCATGGGCTGGAGCCGGATGACCTGGAGGGCGCGCCGCGGTTCGGCACGGTGCTGGGCACGGTCGGCGAGTTCCTCGACGGCCGGGAGCTGGTGACGCATGATCTGCCGCGGACCTGGGGTTTCATCGTGGAGGAGGCCAAGCGCGCCCGTCGCCACGCCAACCGCGCCAATCGCGGGCGGCGGGGCCGTGGCCGTGGCCGGGTCCGCGCGGGCCGCATCCCCGCGCCGGCGGCGGTGACGGACACCCTGGTGACCGCGCGGCGCCAGTCGGTTGAGCTGCCGGACACCCGCCTGCGCGGCGTGGCCCGGGCGTATGGCCTGGATGCGCCGTCGCCGGTGGCCAGCGTGGAGAACATCGGGGTGCCGGAGCGCGAGCGGACCATGGGCGACGTCGAGTTGCTCGTGGAGCTGTGGCGGGCGCAACGCGAGCGCGGCGGCTTCGCCACCTGGCCCACCGAGGAGCTCCGGGCCGACCACGTCGGCCTGCAGCGCTCGAGCGTGCGCGTCGATGCGATGGAGGCCCCGCGGCCGACCGCGAACCCGGGCAAGTACCGGCCGGGCGGGAAGCTGAAGGCGGGCATGGAATTCGCCATCGCGCCGGAGCTCGCCTCGCCCGCCGACGACATCATCGGCGCGGGCGTCGCCGCCGGTCTGGCGTATTCGGAGAAGGTCACCCGGGAGACCTCGGTGCTGGTGTGCAACCGGCCCGCGGACGTCACTCCGGAGGAGCTCGTGGGCAAGGCGATGCACGCGCACCGCAAGGAGATCCCGCTGGTCAGCGACACCGCTTTCCTGCGCCTGCTCGACGAGATGTGA
- the leuA gene encoding 2-isopropylmalate synthase yields MSPTDAFISAPSRITTPDGEIPEGQAPWNKQRNSAMPINRYQPYDVEVQDFQLPDRTWPDKRITKAPQWCAVDLRDGNQALIDPMSPERKRRMFELLVQMGYKEIEVGFPSASQTDFDFVREIIEKDMIPDDVTIQVLVQAREHLIRRTFEACEGAKNVIVHFYNSTSILQRDVVFRKDKEAIKKIATDAAELIKSIAADYTGTNWRWEYSPESFTGTEVEYAKEVCDAVTAVMEPTPENPIIINLPSTVEMITPNVYADSIEWMDRNLERRDSIILSLHPHNDRGTGVATAELGYLAGADRIEGCLFGNGERTGNVCLVTLGLNMLTQGVDPQIDFGDIDQIRRTVEYCNQLRVPERHPYGGDLVFTAFSGSHQDAVNKGLDAMADKIRPGADVKTLTDDELRKAVWEVPYLPIDPKDVGRSYEAVIRVNSQSGKGGVAYIMKSDHGLNLPRSMQVEFSSVVQAVTDSEGGEINSKAMWDIFAGEYLDREAPVEQIALTVDAPQVESDETRVQARVVYQGSEHVVSGHGNGPLAAYANALEQLGINVEVQEYSQHARTAGDDAEAAAYVLADVNGRKVWGCGIAGSITYASLKAVTSAVNRALAEA; encoded by the coding sequence ATGTCCCCCACTGACGCCTTCATCTCCGCCCCCTCCCGCATCACCACCCCCGACGGTGAGATCCCCGAGGGCCAGGCGCCCTGGAACAAGCAGCGCAACTCGGCCATGCCGATCAACCGCTACCAGCCCTACGACGTAGAGGTGCAGGACTTCCAGCTGCCCGACCGCACCTGGCCGGACAAGCGCATCACCAAGGCCCCCCAGTGGTGCGCCGTGGACCTGCGCGACGGCAACCAGGCGCTGATCGACCCCATGAGCCCCGAGCGCAAGCGCCGCATGTTCGAGCTGCTGGTGCAGATGGGCTACAAGGAGATCGAGGTCGGCTTCCCGTCGGCGTCGCAGACCGACTTCGACTTCGTCCGCGAGATCATCGAAAAGGACATGATCCCCGACGACGTCACCATCCAGGTGCTGGTCCAGGCGCGCGAGCACCTGATCCGCCGCACGTTCGAGGCCTGCGAGGGCGCGAAGAACGTCATCGTGCACTTCTACAACTCGACCTCCATCCTGCAGCGCGACGTCGTGTTCCGAAAGGACAAGGAGGCCATCAAGAAGATCGCCACCGACGCCGCCGAGCTGATCAAGTCCATCGCCGCCGACTACACCGGCACCAACTGGCGCTGGGAGTACTCGCCGGAGTCCTTCACGGGCACCGAGGTCGAGTACGCCAAGGAGGTCTGCGACGCCGTCACCGCCGTGATGGAGCCGACGCCGGAGAACCCGATCATCATCAACCTGCCGTCGACTGTGGAGATGATCACCCCGAACGTCTACGCCGACTCCATCGAGTGGATGGACCGCAACCTGGAGCGCCGCGACTCGATCATCCTGTCGCTGCACCCCCACAACGATCGCGGCACCGGCGTGGCCACCGCCGAGCTGGGCTACCTAGCCGGCGCGGACCGCATCGAGGGCTGCCTGTTCGGCAACGGCGAGCGCACGGGCAACGTCTGCCTGGTCACCCTGGGCCTGAACATGCTGACCCAGGGCGTCGACCCGCAGATCGACTTCGGCGACATCGACCAGATCCGCCGCACCGTCGAGTACTGCAACCAGCTGCGCGTGCCGGAGCGCCACCCCTACGGCGGCGACCTGGTGTTCACGGCGTTCTCGGGCTCGCACCAGGATGCCGTGAACAAGGGCCTGGACGCGATGGCCGACAAGATCCGCCCGGGCGCCGACGTGAAGACGCTTACCGACGACGAGCTGCGCAAGGCCGTGTGGGAGGTCCCGTACCTGCCCATCGACCCGAAGGACGTCGGCCGCTCCTACGAGGCCGTCATCCGCGTCAACTCGCAGTCCGGCAAGGGCGGCGTGGCGTACATCATGAAGTCGGACCACGGCCTGAACCTGCCGCGCTCCATGCAGGTCGAGTTCTCGTCGGTGGTCCAGGCGGTCACCGATTCCGAGGGCGGCGAGATCAACTCGAAGGCGATGTGGGACATCTTCGCCGGCGAGTACCTGGACCGCGAGGCCCCGGTGGAGCAGATCGCGCTGACGGTCGACGCCCCGCAGGTCGAGTCGGACGAGACGCGGGTGCAGGCCCGCGTTGTGTACCAGGGTTCGGAGCACGTCGTGTCGGGCCACGGCAACGGCCCGCTGGCGGCGTACGCCAACGCGCTGGAGCAGCTGGGCATCAACGTCGAGGTCCAGGAGTACAGCCAGCACGCCCGCACCGCCGGCGATGACGCCGAGGCCGCCGCGTACGTCCTGGCGGACGTCAACGGCCGGAAGGTCTGGGGCTGCGGCATCGCCGGGTCGATCACGTACGCGTCGCTGAAGGCCGTCACGTCGGCGGTCAACCGCGCTCTGGCCGAGGCGTAG
- a CDS encoding DMT family transporter codes for MHNQVLAIMLGLGSALSIAWGTVIRHRLADELPDDAGTMSGVWSVVSRPMWWAGVLLALAGYGLQIGALAFGTLLLVQPLLVMSLMFTLPLAARIAGRRISKSETAWAVLLTVAVAVLVMLGRPLPGDPQPPLARWIPALAIGAVVFAVMYHAAGTLLRSEKALVLGLATGWLYGFVAVLSKAVVDIWVHGDLGEFVRSWELWSLLALALVGVAVQQASFNAGALRNSLPAMTCAEPVVAFALGYAVLGEKFQTQGSQWVWMGAALVAMIASTVALSRKSV; via the coding sequence GTGCACAATCAAGTCCTCGCGATCATGTTGGGCCTCGGCTCGGCGTTGTCGATCGCGTGGGGGACCGTCATCCGCCACCGCCTCGCCGATGAGCTTCCCGACGACGCCGGGACCATGTCCGGCGTGTGGTCGGTGGTTTCGCGGCCGATGTGGTGGGCCGGGGTGCTGCTGGCGTTGGCGGGGTATGGCCTGCAGATCGGCGCGCTGGCCTTTGGCACGTTGCTGCTGGTGCAGCCGCTGTTGGTGATGTCGCTGATGTTCACGTTGCCGTTGGCGGCAAGGATCGCGGGGCGGCGGATTTCGAAGTCGGAGACGGCGTGGGCGGTGCTGCTGACCGTCGCCGTGGCGGTGCTGGTGATGTTGGGGCGGCCATTGCCGGGCGATCCGCAGCCGCCGCTGGCGCGCTGGATTCCGGCGCTGGCCATCGGCGCGGTGGTGTTCGCGGTGATGTACCACGCGGCGGGCACTCTGCTCAGGTCGGAGAAGGCGCTGGTTCTGGGATTGGCGACGGGCTGGTTGTACGGCTTCGTCGCCGTGTTGTCGAAGGCCGTCGTGGACATTTGGGTGCACGGCGACTTGGGGGAGTTCGTCCGCTCGTGGGAGCTGTGGTCGCTGCTCGCCTTGGCGTTGGTGGGCGTGGCGGTGCAGCAGGCGTCGTTCAATGCGGGGGCGCTGCGGAATTCGTTGCCGGCGATGACGTGCGCGGAGCCGGTGGTCGCGTTCGCGCTGGGGTATGCGGTGCTGGGCGAGAAGTTCCAGACGCAGGGCTCGCAGTGGGTATGGATGGGTGCGGCGCTGGTGGCGATGATCGCGTCGACCGTGGCCCTGTCGCGCAAGAGCGTGTAG